The following is a genomic window from Bosea sp. RAC05.
GAAAGCCGACGATGACGAGATTGGTCTGGACATCCGGGAAGCGCTTGAAGAACTCCTCGGCCCGACGCGCATATTCGGAGGTGAAGTTCATCGTCGCGCCCTCGGGGGCCACGCCGATGACGGTGAAACTGCCGCGGTCCTCGACCGGCGCCAGCTCGGAGCGCAGGCTGGTGAAGAAGAAATAGCTGCCGCCGGCGACGCCGAGCGCCAGCAGCACGATCACCGGGCGGATCGCCAGCGCGCCGCGCAGCGAGGCCCGGTAACCGCGCGAGAGGCCATTGAAGCCGCGTTCCAGCAGGTTGTAGAGCCAGCCATGGCTCTCATTGTGCCTCAGCAGCTTGGCGCACATCATCGGCGTCAGCGTCAGCGCGACGAAGCCCGAGACCAGCACTGCCCCCGCCAGCGTCAGCGCGAACTCGATGAAGAGCTTGCCCGTGCGGCCGGTCGAGAACGCCATCGGCGCATAGACGGCGACCAGCGTCAGCGTCATCGCCACCACCGCGAAGGCGATTTCGTTGATGCCGCGGATCGCCGCGGCATTGGGCTCCATGCCGTCCTCGATATGGCGGTGCACGTTCTCCAGCACGACGATGGCATCGTCGACGACCAGGCCGATCGCCAGCACCATCGACAGCAGCGTCAGCGTGTTGACCGTGAAGCCGAAGGCATACATCAGCGCGAACGAGCCCACGAGCGACACCGGGATGGTGACGAGCGGGATCAGCGTCGCGCGCAGCGAGCGCAGGAAGATGAAGATGATCAGGACGACGAGGACGACCGCCTCGAGGATCGTGCTGTAGACGGCCTGGATCGAGCGGTCGATGAAGACCGAGCTGTCATAGGAGGTCGCGATCGTCATCCCGTCCGGCAGATCGTCGATGATCTCCGGCAGTGCGGCGCGGATGCCCTTGGAGACGTCGAGCGGGTTGGCGGTGGCCTGCTTGACGATGCCGATCGTCACGGAGGGATTGCCGGAAAACCAGGCGGCGTTGCGCTCGGCCAGAGCGCCGAGTTCGACCTTCGCGACGTCCCGCAGCTTGACCGGGAAACCGCTCACATCCTTGACGACAATCTGCTGGAACTGCTCGGGCGTCGTCAGACCAGTCTGGGAGAGGACCGTGAACTCACGGTTGTTGCTCTCGATGCGGCCGGACGGAATTTCGACGTTCTGGGCGCGGACCGCAGCCTCGATCTCCTGGACGGTGATGTTGTAGGCCGACATGCGCGCCCGATCGAGCCAGATGCGCATGGCATAGCGCCGCTCGCCGCGGATCTGCACCTCGGCCACACCGGTGATGTTCTGCACGCGGTCGGTGATGAAGCGATCGGCGAAGTCGGTGAGTTCGAGCGGGTTGTGACGCTTGCTGATCAGCGACAGGAACAGAATGGGCTGCGCATCCGCCTCGACCTTGGCGATGATCGGCTCTTCGATCTCGGTCGGCATGCGCCCGCGCACGCGGCTGACGCGGTCGCGCACGTCGGACGCTGCGACATCGGGATCGACGTCCGGACGGAAGCGGACGGAGATGAAGCTGCGTTCCTGCCGGCTCGTCGACGAGATGATCTCGATGCCCTCGATACCCGCGATCGAGTTCTCGAGGATCTGTGTGACCTGCGTTTCGATGATCTCGGCGCTGGCCCCGGTGTAGTCGGTCCGCACCGAGACGACCGGCTCGTCGATGTTCGGGTATTCGCGCACCGTGAGGCGCGTGTAGGAGACCGCGCCGATCAGCAGCACGAGCAGGCTCAGCACGGTCGACAGGACCGGCCGGCGAACGAAGAGGGCAAAGAGGCTCA
Proteins encoded in this region:
- a CDS encoding efflux RND transporter permease subunit, translating into MSLFALFVRRPVLSTVLSLLVLLIGAVSYTRLTVREYPNIDEPVVSVRTDYTGASAEIIETQVTQILENSIAGIEGIEIISSTSRQERSFISVRFRPDVDPDVAASDVRDRVSRVRGRMPTEIEEPIIAKVEADAQPILFLSLISKRHNPLELTDFADRFITDRVQNITGVAEVQIRGERRYAMRIWLDRARMSAYNITVQEIEAAVRAQNVEIPSGRIESNNREFTVLSQTGLTTPEQFQQIVVKDVSGFPVKLRDVAKVELGALAERNAAWFSGNPSVTIGIVKQATANPLDVSKGIRAALPEIIDDLPDGMTIATSYDSSVFIDRSIQAVYSTILEAVVLVVLIIFIFLRSLRATLIPLVTIPVSLVGSFALMYAFGFTVNTLTLLSMVLAIGLVVDDAIVVLENVHRHIEDGMEPNAAAIRGINEIAFAVVAMTLTLVAVYAPMAFSTGRTGKLFIEFALTLAGAVLVSGFVALTLTPMMCAKLLRHNESHGWLYNLLERGFNGLSRGYRASLRGALAIRPVIVLLALGVAGGSYFFFTSLRSELAPVEDRGSFTVIGVAPEGATMNFTSEYARRAEEFFKRFPDVQTNLVIVGFPDVTRALAFARLKPWEERNTKQQDMVAEINRSLSQVPGIRLFATNPPSLGQGGANSKPVEFVLRSSEPYAQIKDYVDAVIAEVAGSPVLTNIESNLILDKPQIKVSIDRQRAADVGVGVDVIGRTMETLLGGRQVTRFNMNGEQYDVVIQVGGEDRNTPQALQSIYLMGRGGAVVQLSSLVKIEETVAPKELIRFNQLRAATITAVPAPGYSLGDALTVLEQAASRVLPKTVQIDYSGQSREFKQSGASIAIVFLLALGFIYLVLAAQFESFIDPVVIMVSVPLSLTGALAALYFTGGTMNVYSQIGLITLVGLITKHGILILEFTNQLREEGKEMIDALVEAAELRLRPILMTTGAMVLGAVPLALATGAGAESRSQIGWVIVGGMSFGTLLTLYVVPVAYSYLATKKRSVHGHVVKETPAAHPQPAE